From Peromyscus eremicus chromosome 3, PerEre_H2_v1, whole genome shotgun sequence, one genomic window encodes:
- the Lpar5 gene encoding lysophosphatidic acid receptor 5 — translation MMPQPSFSSHLDTMFANSSANASSTNSSVPQCRDYRGTHRLHMVVYSLVLATGLPLNALALWVFVRVLRVNSVVSVYMCNLAASDLLFTLSLPLRLSYYARHHWPFPDFLCQTSGAIFQMNMYGSCIFLMLINVDRYAAIVHPLRLRHLRRPRVARRLCLGVWALILLFAVPAVRVHSPSTCKHENITVSLCFESFSDELWKGGLLPLLLLAETLGFLLPLAAVVYSSGRVFWTLARPDATQSQRRQKTVRLLLINLVIFLLCFVPYNATLAVYGLLRADLVKSSPQARDQVRGVLMVMVLLAGANCVLDPLVYYFSAEGFRNTLRNLGTPLHTRPLATNGARGVLTEPPSETTQNTGLDATSQGLLQPANLGTPVIQCTQDSAL, via the coding sequence ATGATGCCTCAGCCTAGTTTCTCTTCCCACTTGGACACGATGTTTGCCAATTCTTCAGCCAACGCCTCTTCTACCAACAGCTCTGTGCCCCAGTGCCGTGACTATCGGGGTACACATCGTCTGCATATGGTGGTCTACAGCCTGGTCTTGGCGACTGGTCTCCCTCTCAATGCTCTGGCTCTCTGGGTCTTTGTGCGTGTGCTGCGTGTAAACTCGGTGGTGAGCGTGTACATGTGCAACCTGGCAGCCAGCGATCTGCTCTTCACCCTGTCACTGCCCCTGCGCCTCTCCTACTACGCACGGCACCACTGGCCCTTCCCGGACTTCCTGTGCCAGACGTCGGGCGCCATCTTCCAGATGAACATGTACGGCAGCTGTATCTTTCTGATGCTCATCAACGTGGACCGCTACGCGGCCATCGTGCACCCGCTGCGACTGCGCCACCTGCGGCGGCCCCGCGTGGCGCGGCGGCTCTGCCTGGGCGTCTGGGCGCTCATCCTGCTGTTCGCCGTGCCCGCCGTCCGCGTGCACAGCCCGTCCACCTGCAAGCACGAGAACATCACCGTGAGCCTGTGCTTCGAGAGCTTCAGCGATGAGCTGTGGAAGGGCGGGCTGCTGCCGCTCCTACTGCTGGCCGAGACCCTGGGCTTTCTGCTGCCCTTGGCCGCTGTCGTCTATTCGTCGGGCCGGGTCTTCTGGACGTTGGCGAGGCCCGACGCCACCCAGAGCCAGCGGCGACAGAAGACCGTGCGCCTCCTGCTGATCAATCTCGTCATCTTCCTGCTGTGCTTCGTGCCCTACAACGCCACGCTGGCAGTGTATGGGTTGCTGCGAGCCGACCTGGTGAAATCCAGCCCTCAGGCCCGCGATCAGGTGCGCGGTGTGCTGATGGTGATGGTGCTGCTGGCCGGCGCCAACTGCGTGCTGGATCCGCTGGTGTACTACTTCAGTGCTGAGGGTTTCCGAAACACCCTTCGCAACCTGGGCACCCCGCTCCATACCAGGCCTTTGGCTACCAATGGGGCTAGAGGGGTGCTCACCGAACCACCCTCAGAAACCACCCAAAACACTGGGCTGGATGCCACCAGTCAGGGTCTACTCCAGCCCGCCAATCTGGGAACGCCCGTCATCCAGTGCACCCAGGATTCAGCCCTCTGA